The following are encoded in a window of Flavobacterium psychrotrophum genomic DNA:
- a CDS encoding ArsR family transcriptional regulator, producing MKKPAKTCYSHLGGKLGTLLLENFIEKKWIAKDDVSDKHYYVTDLGTAEFTKLGIDLSLITEE from the coding sequence ATGAAAAAGCCCGCTAAAACCTGCTATTCTCACCTTGGAGGAAAACTCGGCACGCTCCTGCTGGAAAATTTCATTGAAAAGAAATGGATTGCAAAAGATGACGTAAGCGACAAGCATTATTATGTGACCGATCTCGGCACAGCAGAATTCACAAAGCTGGGCATCGACCTTTCTCTGATAACAGAAGAATAA
- a CDS encoding phage holin family protein: MKTLIKIFFTTIFVLVLAHFMPGVYVESFQSALLVAVVLGLLNIFIKPLLVIFTLPATIFTFGLFLLVINGIIVMICDYLLEGFRVATFWQALLFSLVLSFGQALISTLSDNRK; this comes from the coding sequence ATGAAAACGTTAATAAAAATATTCTTTACTACAATATTCGTTTTAGTGCTGGCACATTTTATGCCGGGCGTATATGTAGAAAGCTTTCAATCTGCACTTTTAGTGGCAGTGGTGCTGGGTTTGCTTAATATATTCATCAAGCCCCTGCTGGTCATTTTTACATTACCCGCAACCATTTTTACATTCGGCCTGTTCCTGCTTGTAATCAACGGCATCATTGTAATGATTTGCGATTACCTTCTTGAAGGGTTCAGGGTAGCCACCTTTTGGCAGGCGCTTTTGTTCAGCCTTGTGCTCTCTTTTGGACAAGCGTTGATATCAACACTTTCTGACAACAGAAAGTAA